The following proteins are co-located in the Psilocybe cubensis strain MGC-MH-2018 chromosome 5, whole genome shotgun sequence genome:
- a CDS encoding Cytochrome b5 reductase 4, whose product MTSYLRNWLYSGTSSAEPETPPVPTFQTFSPPASDDGEGEDTETEQQDDDTPPAFPSLNSAQRVQSAKMPGFLSDSERMPPPPVPSLSVRRPGVPNPPSSGSSLLVPTTTTKPPPKPSKKAGGKVALSPGHSPLDWAALKSSGADLRGVDSLMRIPPSVLKKHNKRDDAWSAFNGKVYNMTAYLPFHPGGERELMRVAGRDGTQLFASTHAWVNVDFMLDSCLVGFLVPEPPSP is encoded by the exons ATGACCTCCTATCTTCGCAACTGGCTCTACAGCGGGACATCCTCTGCCGAGCCTGAAACCCCTCCGGTTCCCACTTTCCAGACATTTTCCCCTCCTGCTTCAGACGACGGAGAGGGCGAAGACACGGAAACGGAACAGCAAGATGACGACACCCCACCCGCATTTCCTAGTCTGAACAGCGCCCAGAGGGTGCAGTCTGCTAAGATGCCGGGTTTCTTGAGCGATTCAGAGCGTATGCCTCCCCCGCCGGTGCCCTCGCTCTCTGTACGGCGGCCCGGCGTTCCCAATCCACCCTCAAGTGGCTCATCGCTCCTGGTGCCCACTACAACCACAAAACCTCCACCGAAACCCTCTAAAAAGGCAGGTGGGAAGGTTGCGCTGTCTCCGGGACACAGCCCTCTAGATTGGGCGGCTCTGAAGTCCTCTGGGGCAGATCTAAGA GGCGTTGACAGCTTGATGCGTATACCTCCTTCTGTTCTAAAGAAACATAACAAGCGTGATGATGCTTGGTCGGCGTTCAATGGAAAGGTTTACAATATGACTGCGTATCTACCATTTCATCCAGGCGGGGAAAGAGAGCTGATGCGTGTTGCTGGGAGGGACGGAACTCAACTTTTCG CTTCCACCCATGCTTGGGTTAATGTTGATTTCATGCTAGACTCGTGTTTGGTTGGGTTCCTAGTTCCCGAACCGCCTTCCCCTTGA